From the Accumulibacter sp. genome, one window contains:
- the ruvA gene encoding Holliday junction branch migration protein RuvA, whose protein sequence is MIGRLTGVLLEKNPPQVVVDVQGVGYELDVPMSTFYNLPANGDRLSLLTHFVVREDGHFLYGFASEGERHAFRQLLKISGIGARLALSVLSGLSVGELAAAVAQQQVGRLTKIPGIGTKTAERLLLELKGKLADALPSSPAATVDAHGDVLNALLALGYNEREAATAVKQLPAGIATADGIRQALKMLSKV, encoded by the coding sequence ATGATCGGCCGGCTGACCGGCGTCTTGTTGGAGAAGAATCCGCCGCAGGTGGTCGTCGACGTGCAGGGTGTCGGGTACGAACTCGACGTGCCGATGAGCACCTTCTACAATCTGCCGGCGAACGGTGACAGGCTCAGCCTGCTGACCCACTTCGTCGTGCGCGAGGACGGGCATTTTCTCTACGGGTTTGCCAGTGAAGGCGAGCGACATGCGTTTCGCCAGTTGCTGAAGATTTCGGGCATCGGCGCCCGCCTTGCATTGTCGGTTCTCTCGGGTCTCTCGGTGGGCGAACTGGCAGCGGCGGTGGCGCAGCAGCAGGTTGGCCGCCTGACGAAGATCCCGGGCATCGGCACCAAGACCGCCGAGCGCCTCCTGCTCGAGCTGAAGGGCAAGCTCGCCGACGCGCTGCCGAGCAGTCCGGCCGCGACGGTCGACGCGCATGGCGATGTCCTCAATGCCCTGCTGGCGCTGGGCTACAATGAGCGCGAAGCGGCAACGGCAGTGAAGCAGTTGCCAGCTGGCATCGCGACCGCGGATGGCATTCGGCAGGCGCTGAAGATGTTGTCAAAGGTCTGA
- a CDS encoding AI-2E family transporter: MNPSHKQLLQIALVALLLTGCIAVLLPFTGTLLFAVVICIVTLPIRNRLLWLCRGRSNLAALLVSILLLLLLVAPVALLSGSIADGIELAIRYLKPLLENGLPVEPPSWLATLPLVGRDAADYWQKLVASREEMNNLLHQFVEPTRNLALATAALLAQGLLQLLLVIFFVFFIFRDAHIYADALHVGSRTLAGDLGERMLALVEGTVTGVMVGIVGTAAAQAVVAMIGFLIAGVPGVLILTVAMFFLSMVPVIGGTLIWMGAAIWLYSEGQTGWAVFMVLWGMFGISGVDNFIKPILISRSSSLPLLLIVVGVFGGVLVFGFIGLFLGPTLLALGQVLIREWLAHAAARSVAADEGLQQ, translated from the coding sequence ATGAATCCGAGCCACAAGCAGCTGCTGCAGATCGCCCTCGTCGCCTTGCTGCTGACCGGCTGCATCGCCGTGCTCCTGCCCTTCACCGGCACGCTGCTCTTCGCCGTCGTCATCTGCATCGTCACCCTGCCGATTCGCAACCGGCTCCTGTGGCTTTGTCGCGGACGCAGCAATCTGGCGGCGCTGCTGGTCTCGATCCTGCTCCTGCTGCTCCTCGTCGCGCCGGTCGCACTGCTCTCCGGGTCGATTGCCGACGGCATCGAACTTGCCATCCGCTATCTCAAACCGCTGCTGGAGAATGGCCTGCCGGTGGAACCACCGAGCTGGCTGGCGACGCTGCCCCTCGTCGGGCGCGATGCCGCCGACTACTGGCAGAAGCTGGTGGCCAGCCGCGAGGAGATGAACAATCTCCTCCACCAGTTCGTCGAGCCGACCCGCAACCTGGCCCTGGCGACCGCGGCACTGCTGGCACAGGGACTGCTGCAGCTGCTGCTGGTCATCTTCTTCGTCTTTTTCATCTTTCGCGATGCGCACATCTACGCCGACGCGCTGCATGTCGGCAGCCGGACACTTGCCGGCGACCTCGGCGAGCGCATGCTGGCGCTGGTCGAGGGAACGGTGACCGGAGTCATGGTCGGTATCGTCGGCACCGCCGCAGCGCAGGCGGTGGTGGCGATGATCGGCTTCCTCATTGCCGGCGTTCCCGGTGTCCTGATCCTGACGGTCGCCATGTTCTTCCTGTCGATGGTGCCGGTGATCGGCGGCACCCTGATCTGGATGGGCGCCGCCATCTGGCTCTACAGCGAGGGGCAGACTGGCTGGGCGGTGTTCATGGTATTGTGGGGGATGTTCGGGATCAGCGGCGTCGACAACTTCATCAAACCCATCCTCATCTCGCGCAGTTCGAGCCTGCCATTGCTGCTGATCGTCGTCGGGGTGTTTGGTGGTGTGCTGGTCTTCGGCTTCATCGGGCTGTTTCTCGGTCCGACCCTGCTGGCGCTTGGTCAGGTCCTGATCCGTGAATGGCTGGCACACGCCGCCGCGCGATCGGTTGCGGCGGACGAGGGACTGCAGCAATGA
- the ruvB gene encoding Holliday junction branch migration DNA helicase RuvB, translating to MIETDDLSAVPLARLVSAASTSSQEEAIERALRPRRLGDYVGQAKIREQLTIFIEAAKKRSDTLDHVLLFGPPGLGKTTLAHIIAAEMGVNLRSTSGPVLERAGDLAAILTNLEPRDVLFIDEIHRLSPVVEEILYPALEDFQIDIMIGEGPAARSVKLDLPPFTLVGATTRAGMLTNPLRDRFGIVARLEFYTPEELSLIVARSSQLLKVPADTAGALEIARRSRGTPRIANRLLRRVRDFAEVRASGHITLEVADAALLLLEVDHGGLDVMDRKLLSAVIDKFAGGPVGVDNLAAAIGEARDTIEDVLEPFLIQQGFLQRTPRGRVATPAVYRHLGLTSNGEQPQGALWPAT from the coding sequence ATGATCGAGACCGACGACCTCTCCGCAGTTCCGCTGGCACGACTGGTGTCCGCTGCCTCGACCTCGTCCCAGGAGGAAGCCATCGAGCGCGCGCTGCGTCCTCGACGCCTGGGCGACTACGTCGGCCAGGCGAAGATCCGCGAGCAACTGACGATCTTCATCGAGGCAGCGAAGAAGCGCAGCGACACGCTCGATCACGTCCTGCTCTTCGGCCCGCCGGGCCTCGGCAAGACGACGCTGGCACACATCATCGCCGCTGAAATGGGCGTCAACCTGCGCTCGACCTCCGGACCGGTGCTCGAACGCGCTGGGGACCTGGCGGCCATCCTGACCAACCTCGAGCCGCGCGACGTCCTGTTCATCGACGAGATCCACCGCCTGTCGCCAGTCGTCGAGGAGATCCTCTATCCCGCACTGGAGGATTTCCAGATCGACATCATGATCGGCGAGGGCCCGGCGGCACGCTCGGTCAAGCTCGATCTGCCACCGTTCACGCTGGTCGGCGCGACGACGCGCGCCGGCATGCTGACCAACCCCCTGCGTGACCGTTTCGGGATCGTCGCCCGACTGGAGTTCTATACTCCCGAGGAGCTGAGCCTGATCGTCGCCCGCTCGTCGCAGTTGCTCAAGGTTCCAGCCGACACAGCCGGTGCGCTGGAAATCGCCCGCCGCTCACGCGGCACGCCACGGATCGCCAACCGCCTGTTGCGGCGGGTGCGCGATTTCGCCGAGGTGCGAGCATCCGGCCACATCACGCTGGAGGTGGCCGACGCGGCGCTGCTGCTGCTCGAAGTGGACCACGGAGGTCTTGATGTGATGGACCGCAAGCTGCTGTCGGCAGTCATCGACAAGTTCGCCGGCGGGCCGGTGGGGGTCGACAACCTGGCGGCGGCGATCGGCGAAGCGCGCGACACGATCGAGGACGTGCTCGAACCCTTCCTGATCCAACAGGGTTTCCTGCAGCGCACGCCGCGGGGTCGCGTCGCGACGCCGGCGGTCTACCGGCATCTCGGTCTGACGAGCAACGGTGAGCAGCCGCAGGGCGCACTCTGGCCGGCGACCTGA
- the ybgC gene encoding tol-pal system-associated acyl-CoA thioesterase codes for MDHERKPTTFTCAVRIYYEDTDAGGVVYYANYLKYLERCRSEWLRAAGYRQADLLRDPGIAFVVRKLTVEYLEPARLDDELIVGLEVERISRAQVFFRQHIRRAGEDGDRSSQDLIQAAVHIVCVHAGRMRAVSIPAILRNKMEALQ; via the coding sequence ATGGACCACGAGCGCAAACCAACGACCTTCACCTGCGCGGTACGCATCTACTACGAAGACACCGATGCCGGTGGGGTGGTGTACTACGCCAATTACCTGAAGTATCTGGAGCGCTGCCGTAGCGAATGGCTGCGCGCGGCCGGCTACCGGCAGGCCGACCTGCTGCGTGACCCGGGCATCGCCTTCGTCGTCCGCAAGCTCACGGTCGAGTATCTCGAGCCGGCACGGCTGGACGACGAGTTGATCGTCGGCCTCGAAGTGGAGCGGATCAGTCGGGCCCAGGTCTTCTTTCGGCAGCACATCCGGCGTGCCGGGGAAGATGGCGACCGATCCTCGCAGGATCTGATCCAGGCCGCCGTGCACATCGTCTGTGTGCATGCGGGCCGGATGAGGGCCGTGTCGATCCCCGCAATTCTGCGCAACAAGATGGAAGCACTGCAATGA
- the tolQ gene encoding protein TolQ, with protein MNVSQDLSILHLILNASAVVQAVMLLLAGVSFMSWYYIFRKWFTVKAARAQTEQFERDFWSGGDLNSLYQSAINDRHSTGSMERIFESGFREFTKLRSQKNLDPKDVIDGSRRAMRATYQREMDSIDSHLAFLASVGSVSPYVGLFGTVWGIMHSFRGLSNVGQATLAAVAPGIAEALVATAIGLFAAIPAVVAYNRFAHEIDRLSSRFESFMEEFSNILQRQMR; from the coding sequence ATGAATGTCTCGCAAGACCTGTCGATCCTGCACCTGATCCTCAACGCCAGCGCCGTCGTGCAGGCCGTGATGCTGCTGCTTGCCGGCGTCTCGTTCATGTCCTGGTACTACATCTTCCGCAAGTGGTTCACCGTCAAGGCGGCGCGCGCGCAGACCGAGCAGTTCGAGCGCGACTTCTGGAGTGGCGGCGACCTGAACAGTCTCTACCAGAGCGCGATCAACGATCGCCACAGCACGGGCAGCATGGAGCGCATCTTCGAGTCCGGCTTTCGTGAATTCACCAAGTTGCGCAGCCAGAAGAATCTCGATCCGAAGGACGTCATCGACGGCTCGCGGCGCGCCATGCGCGCCACCTATCAGCGCGAGATGGACAGCATCGACTCGCATCTCGCCTTCCTCGCCTCGGTCGGTTCGGTCAGTCCGTATGTCGGCCTGTTCGGTACCGTCTGGGGCATCATGCACTCGTTCCGCGGTCTCTCGAACGTCGGTCAGGCGACGCTGGCAGCGGTGGCACCGGGGATTGCCGAGGCACTGGTGGCGACAGCCATCGGCCTCTTTGCAGCGATTCCGGCGGTCGTCGCCTATAACCGCTTCGCGCACGAGATCGACCGCCTGTCGTCGCGCTTCGAGTCGTTCATGGAAGAGTTCTCGAACATCCTGCAGCGGCAGATGAGGTAG
- the tolR gene encoding protein TolR: MRSRRLKNEINVVPYIDVMLVLLVIFMVTAPMMTTASIDVPSVGKAAQPPVEALQVIVRADRTLALLAPGKNERSLSRRELVQEIASAQRRNPEQAVLIAGDRNVKYQAVLEVMDDLQQQQVKRIGLLVQPSDR, from the coding sequence ATGCGTTCGCGTCGCCTGAAGAACGAGATCAACGTCGTCCCCTACATCGACGTCATGCTGGTGTTGCTGGTCATCTTCATGGTGACGGCACCGATGATGACCACCGCCAGCATCGACGTGCCGTCGGTCGGCAAGGCGGCACAGCCGCCGGTCGAAGCGCTGCAGGTGATCGTCCGCGCCGACCGGACGCTGGCGTTGCTGGCTCCCGGCAAGAACGAACGATCGCTGAGCCGGCGCGAACTGGTGCAGGAGATCGCCAGCGCGCAGCGCCGGAATCCGGAGCAGGCGGTGCTCATCGCCGGTGACAGGAACGTCAAGTACCAAGCGGTACTGGAAGTCATGGACGACCTCCAGCAGCAGCAGGTCAAACGCATCGGCCTCCTCGTGCAGCCCTCCGACAGGTGA